One genomic region from Mytilus trossulus isolate FHL-02 chromosome 9, PNRI_Mtr1.1.1.hap1, whole genome shotgun sequence encodes:
- the LOC134683677 gene encoding ryncolin-1-like gives MVRKNKENFTDIPFDCSDIFKCWSTISGAFTIYPEGIGALEVQCDMDTDTGGWTVIQNRNSGSTIFYADWAQYRDGFGNILSDFWIGNDNLHMLTSKRNYQLRVDLVDWDGQTKYAVYKIFIVGDENTQYKLSIDGYNGTAGDSFYYHNGMKFSTTDSDNDLVTDPSIQNCAQQYSGGWWYMSCYQVNLHGTYLSWEAFRGAYYDLKHSKMMIRV, from the exons aaaattttaCAGATATTCCATTCGACTGTagtgacatttttaaatgttggtCAACAATAAGTGGTGCATTTACAATTTACCCTGAAGGTATAGGTGCACTCGAAGTACAGTGTGATATGGACACAGATACAGGAGGTTGGACT GTGATACAGAATAGAAATTCTGGCTCAACAATCTTTTACGCAGACTGGGCTCAATATAGAGATGGATTTGGTAACATTTTGTCTGATTTCTGGATAG GCAATGATAATTTGCATATGCTGACATCAAAGAGGAATTACCAATTACGAGTAGATCTAGTGGACTGGGATGGACAAACAAAATATGCAGTTTACAAGATTTTCATAGTTGGAGATGAAAATACACAATACAAATTGTCTATTGACGGTTATAACGGAACTGCAG GAGATAGCTTCTATTACCATAATGGTATGAAATTTTCCACAACAGATTCTGACAATGATCTTGTAACTGATCCAAGTATTCAAAATTGTGCTCAACAATACAGTGGGGGTTGGTGGTACATGAGTTGTTACCAAGTAAACCTCCATGGAACTTATCTATCTTGGGAGGCATTTAGAGGAGCATACTATGATCTAAAACACTCAAAAATGATGATACGAGTTTAG